The Leptospiraceae bacterium genome includes the window TGGAGATGAGCCGGCTGGAACTTCAAATCAAGCTGATTTGTGCAGATGCAAGGATCAATTCTACCCATTTAAGAAATGGAGAACTACACAAATCCGATCAACAAAAGCTCAAAGATTCTATTGTAAGAATTTGCAATGCACCGATCTGGATCGACGATTCAGGCTCTTTGAATTTGTGGGAGTTTCGGGGTAGAATACGCCAGCTACTAACCACCCAGCCTCTTTCTCTCATTATTGTTGACTACCTTCAATTGATGAATGACCCGGAAAGCAAGGAAGGTGGACGACAACAAGAAGTTGCCTCTATCTCCAGAAATTTAAAACAGATGGCAAAAGAAGCAAACTGTCCGATAATTGCTCTTTCTCAAATGTCGAGAGCTATTGAGCAGCGATCAAAAGATCAAAGACCGCAACTGTCTGATTTAAGAGAATCGGGTGCAATCGAGCAAGATGCAGATATTGTTGCCTTTATTCACAGAGAGGATATGGTTCGACCTCCAGAAGAAGTGAAACCAGAAATGGTAAACAAGGCAGAAATCATCATAGCAAAAAATAGATCAGGTAGAATGAAATCTTTTTTCCTAACATTCACCCCTGAGTATGGAAAATTTGATACGTTTATGGCGTAGATTTATCTTCTCTTCTTGTTTTTTTGAGAATTCCCAAACCGATTTGATTTTTCATAAACCTTAGGTTTATTTTCTTTTCTTCGATTTGGCCTATTCGAACGATTACGATTATTTTTTTTCTTTTTGTTCTGCTCTTCATAAAAAACTTCTTTCTCAAATAGAAGATTTTTATCGAACATTTCTGTTTCTTTGTCTAACTTTAATTTAAACAATGCTGCTGCAATATCTATCGCAAGATATTTATCCCCCATCAGTTTTTCTATTTTCCTGATATACTCACTTAAATGACCAGCGTCGATAATTTTAGAAATAGTTTTTTGAAAATCCTGTAACTTCGCTTCTTCTAAATCTAATACTGACGGGATTTCTCTTCTCTGTATTTTTACACCACTTTCTCTTTCTATTTTTTTAATGAAATGGATTTGCCTGCCTACAACAAAATTGAAAGCTATTCCTGTTTTCCCGGCTCGCCCAGTTCGACCAATTCTATGGACATAGTCTTCGTCGTCTCTCGGCAAATCGTAGTTAAAAACAGCTTCTACATTATTAACGTCTATTCCTCGCCCTGCTACATCTGTAGCGATAAGAATTTCTACACGACCACTCCTAAAGCCTCTCATCACTTTATCACGTTGATTTTGATTCATATCTCCGTGTAATCCTTCAACAAAATATCCTCGTGCTTTTAAAACTTCAACCAGACTATCTACTTGAATTTTTGTATTACAAAAAACTAAAGCCAACTTTATTTTATAAAACTCAATTAATCGAGCCAAGGCTTCTGATTTTGAATGCTCTTTAATATCATAATAGACTTGTTCTATTTTTGGCGTACTCAATTTCTGATGAGAGACATCAATTACCTTAGGGTTTTTCTGATATCTTTTCATAAGATTTAAAATTTCATTGGGCATAGTAGCCGAAAACATAATAGTCTGTCTATCTTCTGAAGTATTTTTTAAAATGAATTCAATATCTTCACGAAATCCCATATCAAGCATTTCATCGGCTTCATCCAAAATAACCATTTGAATAGAATCCAACTTCATAGATTTTCGTTTGATATGATCAATAGTTCTACCGGGTGTGCCTATTACAATTTGAGGATTTTTCTTTAGTGCTTTCAACTGTCGTCCGATCTCTTGCCCACCGTAAACCGGTACAACACTAAGATCAGTTCTATACTTCAATAGTTTACGAAACTCTTCCGAAACCTGTATCACAAGCTCTCTCGTCGGACACAATATAATTGCTTGCAAACTTTTATTGTTACTATCTAAATTCTCTATCGTTGGAATAGCAAATGCAGCAGTCTTTCCTGTTCCTGTTTGTGCCTGCCCGATCAAATCCATCCCTTTCAAGATCAATGGAATTGCCTCTGACTGAATGGGAGAAGCCTCTTCAAATCCCATATCTGAAATCGCTTCTTTGACCTCTTGAGATATATCTAATTCTGTAAAACTAATTTTTTTCATTATTTTCCTAGTGCCATAACTAGGAAAATAAACTCCCCAAATTAAAGAAGACTTAAATTATTTTTTGTTTTCGATTCTTTCTTCTATCAGTTTGTTTAAAGCCTCTGCAAGATCTTTAAACTCATCTGTTTTACGAAGCCGAATCCTTTCGACCTTCTCACCGGCTAATAACCTATTGATTGATTTTTTAATATTATGAATAGGGCCGGCCATTCTATGAGAATTAAAAATTGTAAAGATTGCAAGTATTACCAAGAAAAGACTGGACAAGACTACAATGGCGTTCACTTGAATGTGAAACCTGTCTAACTTATGATCATAGTCTGGAAGAAAGATTTCTTTTTCGATAAACTTTTCTACTTCGACTCCATTCACTTCTTCAAAACCTTTTTGATAAACCTTGATCGGGTCTTGTCTAAGTTTGAATACTGCGCCACCTTCGTATTTAGTTTCATTCACCCAATACAAAACCCCCAGTGTAACCAAAACGCCAAGAATCAAAATAATTGAATTGTGCAATAAAAATGCGAGCTGAAACTCTTTATCAATAATATAACGGATACGGAATTTTTTTTTCTCAGAAGACATAACGCTTTCCTCTCAATGTATGTAACATCGTATTTAAGAAACTATTTTTTTGTCAAAAGTATTTAAAGTAAACTGAAATATATTTTTTATTTGAGTGCTATGATAGATTGCCCTACTCAATACGAAAAAGCATTAGTTTAAATTGGACACTTCTATAACCTTAGTTCGGTCGATTCTGATTTCTCCCTTTGTAGTGTGAATCAACATCGAACTGTCGTCCATATCTATAATAACTCCTCGAATCACAGTATTATCGTCTAAGATGATTTTTTCTAGTTTATCGTATTCTTCCTTTAATTGAGTTTCTGTTAATGGACCGGTGATCCTTTTTTTGGCTACCTTATCTATAAAAATAGTATCTATTTCAGAAAATTCAGATTTCTCGGTTTGAGTCAAGCGAGATCTTTTAAATCCTTCTAAGGACATTTCAATTTTCTGACCGGGTTCTATCACCTGCTCGCCTACAGGCTCGACTTTTACTTGGTTTTGAACTATTGATAAAGCTACTCTTCCCTCTTGTACACCGACCTTAACTGTATTTCCAGATTTATTCATATCTGACTCGAAATAAAACTTAGTCCCTCTGACCCCTGCAATTGCAGTGGGGGAAACAATTTGAAAATTTGACTTCTTTTGATTTTTGTGAACATGGGCAAACAGTTTTCCTTTTTCTGTGTAGAGCTCTGCCGTATTGTCCTCCCCTTGAATCAATTTTTTCAAAACCACTTCTGAATTTTCCTTGATTCGAATACTCGTGCCAACAGAAAGCCAAATATCTACCTTAGATTGACCCTTAGTGATAATAGTTTGGTTTTCGTATATCTCTGACCCATTTTCCAATTTTACAAAATCCTTAGTAGCCGAAGACTTTAAATATACTTCCCCTGTTAAAAAGGTAACCTTTGCCGAAAATACTTGTTGAGGCTTACCTTCGTTTTGAAACCATGAGTATTTCACGGCAATAGCAATCATCGCAGCAGCACCAAGCCCAATTGCCATATTTTTAAAATTCAATATATAAAAAGTATTTTTTGTTTTCTTATTTTGTAAGATCGCTGAAAAATTTTCCGGAATAGAAATACTTTTTTGTTTCTCTTTGGTGATTTTCTTTTGGATAGATCGAATGGACTCAGACAACTCATTCTCTTCGTTTTGAATTACGGAACGAAAAACCAATCTTTCTATTTCTGAAAATTCTTGAAAATCTTTGTCTTCAATATTCATAAGCTCATACCGTTTTCTTTTGCGTATTCAACCAAATTGGCCAATCCCTTTGTAACGAGTCTTGACGCAGTAGAAATGGAAATATCCATAATCTCTGAAATTTGCTGCAACGTCATGTCTTCCATACTTTTCAAAATTACCGCAGTTTTTTGTTCTTCTGGTAATGTGGATAAATGAGAATACAATTTCTCTTCCATGTCTTTTAATTCATAATTCTTTTCTATAGAAAGAGAATCACTTTTGTACTCAATTTTTTCGTAAGGATTCTCGTTCTTTGTAGAAAATTTCTTTGAATAATTAATCGAGTTATTCCTCGCAATCGTATAAAGAATCATTAGAGATTTATCTAAAGAGAATTCATCTTTTGAATAATATTTATAATAGCTTAGAAAAGTTTCCTGCATTAGATCCAACGCCACTTCTTCATTATTTGTAAACTTATACAAAAAATCGAAAATTCGTTTATGATTTTTTTTATAGATCATTTCCATCAAAGGGTTTTATCTTCCACAAATCCAATAACACTTCTAAAAATAAAACTTCAAGTGAAAAAGCCCAAGACCGTATAAAAAACGAAAAAACAGATTTTCAATTTTGTTCAACCTTAATATTCTTAACAATCGACCACTCCCATTTTTGCAAAACAGAGAAATTTTTACAATTTTGAAAGAGCATCCATTGCCGCATTTTTGTATGCACCGCTAAGCGTAGGATAGTTAAAAATATGTCTCGTAAAATAATCCAATTCTCCCTTTAAATTGACTACAGCCTGACCCAAGGCGATAAGCTCTGTAGCCCTGTCCGACACAATATGTACACTCAATAAACGCTTGGATTTCTTTTCAGCGATGAGCTTTAACAATCCCCAAGTATCCCCTGAAATCTGTGACCTTGTAATTGTATCAAAATTAGCCTTGCCTACCACGTATTCTATTCCTCTGTTGTTAAGCATTTCTTCCGTAGGACCAATCATTGCAATCTCAGGAAGAGTAAAAATTCCAATCGGCAGGTCGTCCATTTTTAGAGAAATGGGGTCATTGGAAAAAATATGCTTTGCGACTTGAATTCCTTGATACATTGAAGTAGATGCAAGAGCAGGAAAACCAATCACATCACCTGCAGCATAAATATTTGGCACGATAGTCTTGTAATTCGCATCTACAGGAATGAGCATCCTATCTGTAGGAATGATTCCTACATTTTCAAGCCCCATTCCATGGATATTTCCTACCCGGCCACGAGAAATCAAGATTTGGTTTACATGGGTAGTATCTCCATAATCGGTAAATATATCAATCCCTCCAGATTTTCTTAAATACTGTTTAATTTTTGTTCCAAGGTGTAATTGAATCCCTGAAAGCCTCATATAGTGTTCAATCGAAGAAGAAACCTCCCCATCTAAAAA containing:
- a CDS encoding methyl-accepting chemotaxis protein, with amino-acid sequence MSSEKKKFRIRYIIDKEFQLAFLLHNSIILILGVLVTLGVLYWVNETKYEGGAVFKLRQDPIKVYQKGFEEVNGVEVEKFIEKEIFLPDYDHKLDRFHIQVNAIVVLSSLFLVILAIFTIFNSHRMAGPIHNIKKSINRLLAGEKVERIRLRKTDEFKDLAEALNKLIEERIENKK
- a CDS encoding sigma-70 family RNA polymerase sigma factor, whose translation is MEMIYKKNHKRIFDFLYKFTNNEEVALDLMQETFLSYYKYYSKDEFSLDKSLMILYTIARNNSINYSKKFSTKNENPYEKIEYKSDSLSIEKNYELKDMEEKLYSHLSTLPEEQKTAVILKSMEDMTLQQISEIMDISISTASRLVTKGLANLVEYAKENGMSL
- a CDS encoding FecR domain-containing protein, with translation MNIEDKDFQEFSEIERLVFRSVIQNEENELSESIRSIQKKITKEKQKSISIPENFSAILQNKKTKNTFYILNFKNMAIGLGAAAMIAIAVKYSWFQNEGKPQQVFSAKVTFLTGEVYLKSSATKDFVKLENGSEIYENQTIITKGQSKVDIWLSVGTSIRIKENSEVVLKKLIQGEDNTAELYTEKGKLFAHVHKNQKKSNFQIVSPTAIAGVRGTKFYFESDMNKSGNTVKVGVQEGRVALSIVQNQVKVEPVGEQVIEPGQKIEMSLEGFKRSRLTQTEKSEFSEIDTIFIDKVAKKRITGPLTETQLKEEYDKLEKIILDDNTVIRGVIIDMDDSSMLIHTTKGEIRIDRTKVIEVSNLN
- a CDS encoding DEAD/DEAH box helicase; this translates as MKKISFTELDISQEVKEAISDMGFEEASPIQSEAIPLILKGMDLIGQAQTGTGKTAAFAIPTIENLDSNNKSLQAIILCPTRELVIQVSEEFRKLLKYRTDLSVVPVYGGQEIGRQLKALKKNPQIVIGTPGRTIDHIKRKSMKLDSIQMVILDEADEMLDMGFREDIEFILKNTSEDRQTIMFSATMPNEILNLMKRYQKNPKVIDVSHQKLSTPKIEQVYYDIKEHSKSEALARLIEFYKIKLALVFCNTKIQVDSLVEVLKARGYFVEGLHGDMNQNQRDKVMRGFRSGRVEILIATDVAGRGIDVNNVEAVFNYDLPRDDEDYVHRIGRTGRAGKTGIAFNFVVGRQIHFIKKIERESGVKIQRREIPSVLDLEEAKLQDFQKTISKIIDAGHLSEYIRKIEKLMGDKYLAIDIAAALFKLKLDKETEMFDKNLLFEKEVFYEEQNKKKKNNRNRSNRPNRRKENKPKVYEKSNRFGNSQKNKKRR
- the sthA gene encoding Si-specific NAD(P)(+) transhydrogenase, with the translated sequence MQSKVKKFDIIVIGGGPAAQKAAIQSANLGKKALIIEKEEQLGGGCVHTGTIPSKSLQETSRFFKRLSEKNIHGFDTNISKKISLKELMYRAGAVIQKEERVARDQVLQSGAEILTGWGTILDKNRVKVQNSMGEEIFETDYILIATGTRPRRPENEGIPFETGFVYDSDGLFEIENLPSSMGIVGAGIIGCEYATIFANIGVKIHLFDNSERVLSFLDGEVSSSIEHYMRLSGIQLHLGTKIKQYLRKSGGIDIFTDYGDTTHVNQILISRGRVGNIHGMGLENVGIIPTDRMLIPVDANYKTIVPNIYAAGDVIGFPALASTSMYQGIQVAKHIFSNDPISLKMDDLPIGIFTLPEIAMIGPTEEMLNNRGIEYVVGKANFDTITRSQISGDTWGLLKLIAEKKSKRLLSVHIVSDRATELIALGQAVVNLKGELDYFTRHIFNYPTLSGAYKNAAMDALSKL